Proteins encoded within one genomic window of Nonomuraea gerenzanensis:
- a CDS encoding complex I subunit 4 family protein, whose translation MGWIPVALLAVPLLGALLLVLSPRALRGVLRAYGLIFSGVTLALSLALLAMFDYGAPARMQYEADWPWIPGLGLRFHLGIDGVSLPLIVLTALLTFLCFVYLRWGSASGTTAFMSARPRALVFTMLVLEVGMIGTFLALDLLLFFVFFEIVLIPMYFLIGIWGGGGRRAASIKFILYTLLGSVVMLLGLLLVWAQTGTLDIEALSAAHGAGMPRSIQILAFVAIGIGLAVKTPMWPLHTWLPDAHTEAPTAGSVLLAGVLLKMGTYGFARIAIPVLPEGAAAVAPWLGAFAVVGIVYGALACLAQRDLKRMIAYSSVGHMGFVLLGFATLTPVGINGALFANVAHGLITGLLFFLAGAIKERHHTSEMPALGGGMLATMPRLGAVLTFASIASLGLPGLAGFWGEMLALFGAFQPANGLPRGLFLTYMVIGGLGAVLTAAYFLVMLSRITHGRPDPVAGAAAPGHLVPLDDHLIHEPTDERPVATATLPEVRRYDIRGYELAAWTPLVVLILLFGLWPGLLLSLSTPPVQTLLGAFS comes from the coding sequence GCGAGCGCTGCGCGGGGTGCTCCGCGCGTACGGGCTGATCTTCTCAGGCGTCACGCTGGCGCTGAGCCTCGCGCTCCTGGCGATGTTCGACTACGGCGCGCCCGCCCGGATGCAGTACGAGGCCGACTGGCCGTGGATCCCGGGGCTGGGGCTTCGCTTCCACCTGGGCATCGACGGCGTCTCGCTGCCGCTGATCGTGCTGACGGCGCTGCTGACGTTCCTGTGCTTCGTCTACCTGCGGTGGGGCAGCGCGTCCGGCACCACGGCGTTCATGAGTGCCAGGCCGAGGGCGCTCGTGTTCACCATGCTCGTGCTCGAAGTCGGCATGATCGGCACGTTCCTCGCCCTCGACCTGCTGCTCTTCTTCGTGTTCTTCGAGATCGTGCTCATCCCGATGTACTTCCTGATCGGCATCTGGGGCGGCGGGGGGCGCAGGGCGGCGTCGATCAAGTTCATCCTCTACACGCTGCTCGGCTCGGTCGTCATGCTGCTCGGCCTCCTCCTGGTGTGGGCGCAGACCGGCACGCTCGACATCGAGGCGCTGAGCGCGGCCCACGGCGCGGGCATGCCGAGATCCATCCAGATCCTCGCGTTCGTGGCGATCGGCATCGGTCTGGCCGTCAAGACGCCCATGTGGCCGCTGCACACCTGGCTGCCGGACGCCCACACGGAGGCGCCCACCGCCGGCTCGGTGCTGCTGGCGGGGGTGCTGCTCAAGATGGGTACGTACGGCTTCGCCAGGATCGCCATCCCCGTGCTGCCCGAGGGGGCGGCGGCGGTGGCACCGTGGCTGGGCGCGTTCGCGGTGGTCGGCATCGTGTACGGCGCCCTGGCCTGCCTGGCGCAGCGCGACCTGAAACGCATGATCGCCTACTCCTCGGTGGGCCACATGGGCTTCGTCCTGCTCGGCTTCGCCACGCTGACCCCCGTCGGCATCAACGGCGCCCTCTTCGCCAACGTCGCCCACGGCCTGATCACGGGCCTGCTGTTCTTCCTGGCAGGCGCGATCAAGGAGCGCCACCACACCTCGGAGATGCCGGCGCTGGGCGGCGGCATGCTGGCGACGATGCCGCGGCTGGGCGCGGTGCTCACGTTCGCCTCGATCGCGTCGCTGGGGTTGCCGGGGCTGGCGGGGTTCTGGGGGGAGATGCTGGCGCTGTTCGGGGCGTTCCAGCCGGCGAACGGGCTGCCGCGCGGCCTCTTCCTGACGTACATGGTGATCGGAGGGCTGGGCGCGGTGCTGACGGCCGCGTACTTCCTGGTCATGCTCTCGCGCATCACGCACGGCCGGCCGGACCCCGTCGCGGGGGCCGCCGCGCCCGGCCACCTCGTGCCGCTGGACGACCACCTGATCCACGAGCCCACCGACGAACGCCCCGTCGCCACCGCGACGCTCCCCGAGGTCCGCCGGTACGACATCAGAGGGTACGAGCTGGCGGCGTGGACCCCCCTGGTGGTGCTGATCCTGCTGTTCGGGCTGTGGCCCGGCCTCCTGCTGTCGCTCAGCACCCCGCCCGTGCAGACCCTGCTGGGAGCCTTCTCATGA
- a CDS encoding NADH-quinone oxidoreductase subunit N — protein sequence MIQQIDYFLIAPPLVLALVAGLVLLLDAFLPARPRTRAGLGLVTLAGILVALGFVAVQASGAGSPRSTFCVPPALAGGQAQSAALCSFVVDGFTLVFAGLVLAAAVVVVLMSMTELARGEIPVGEWYFLLLCTLVGAVTLPASRDLIMLVVALELVSLPVFALTALRRYDGRSSEAAVKLFVVSVVSTAIMLFGVSLLYGIAGSVYLSRLGTVLGAPGTDLPAVVTVGVVLVAAGFAFKIAAVPFHSWAADVYQGAPIPVAALLSVISKAAGFAGLILVLVSALSGQSATWTPIVAIVSALTMTVGNLLAMRQRSAVRLLAWSSVAQSGYILAPLAVAATTPGAVGTSTAYLVIYAAMNLGAFAVVMLVSRTAARNELDDYRGLALRHPAAGVTLAFCLVCLAGLPPGLAGLFAKVFVFREIVEGGAGWLAVVMAVNTVIGLYYYAIWTARLFTPAGRAEPSPYRPPLTAWLAVGLALAAAVLFSIAPQLVLDLTSLSAFG from the coding sequence ATGATCCAGCAGATCGACTACTTCCTGATCGCGCCTCCGCTGGTGCTCGCCCTGGTGGCGGGGCTGGTGCTGCTACTCGACGCGTTCCTGCCGGCCCGTCCGCGGACGAGGGCGGGGCTGGGCCTCGTCACGCTGGCGGGCATCCTGGTCGCGCTGGGGTTCGTGGCCGTCCAGGCGTCCGGGGCCGGCTCGCCGCGGTCGACGTTCTGCGTCCCGCCCGCGCTCGCCGGCGGTCAGGCCCAGTCCGCGGCGCTGTGCTCGTTCGTCGTGGACGGGTTCACGCTGGTGTTCGCGGGCCTGGTGCTGGCGGCGGCCGTGGTGGTCGTCCTGATGTCGATGACGGAGCTGGCGCGCGGCGAGATCCCCGTCGGCGAGTGGTACTTCCTGCTCCTGTGCACCCTCGTCGGCGCCGTGACCCTGCCCGCGTCCCGCGATCTGATCATGCTGGTGGTGGCGCTGGAGCTGGTCTCGCTCCCGGTCTTCGCCCTCACCGCGCTCAGACGCTACGACGGCCGCTCGTCCGAGGCCGCCGTGAAGCTGTTCGTCGTGTCGGTGGTGTCCACGGCGATCATGCTCTTCGGTGTGTCCCTCCTGTACGGCATCGCGGGCTCGGTCTACCTGTCGCGCCTGGGCACCGTGCTCGGGGCGCCAGGGACGGACCTGCCCGCGGTGGTCACGGTGGGTGTGGTCCTCGTGGCGGCCGGCTTCGCCTTCAAGATCGCCGCCGTGCCGTTCCACTCGTGGGCCGCCGACGTCTACCAGGGGGCGCCCATCCCCGTGGCGGCGCTGCTGTCGGTCATCTCGAAGGCGGCCGGGTTCGCCGGGCTGATCCTCGTCCTGGTGAGCGCGCTGTCCGGGCAGTCCGCCACCTGGACCCCGATCGTGGCGATCGTGTCGGCGCTGACCATGACCGTGGGCAACCTGCTGGCCATGCGCCAGCGCTCCGCCGTACGGCTGCTGGCCTGGTCGTCGGTGGCGCAGTCGGGCTACATCCTGGCGCCGCTCGCGGTGGCGGCCACGACGCCGGGCGCGGTCGGCACGTCCACGGCCTACCTGGTCATCTACGCCGCCATGAACCTCGGCGCGTTCGCCGTCGTCATGCTCGTGTCCAGGACCGCGGCCCGCAACGAGCTCGACGACTACCGCGGCCTGGCGCTGCGCCACCCGGCGGCGGGCGTCACGCTGGCGTTCTGCCTGGTCTGCCTGGCAGGGCTGCCGCCGGGCCTGGCCGGGCTGTTCGCCAAGGTCTTCGTGTTCAGGGAGATCGTCGAGGGCGGGGCCGGCTGGCTGGCGGTGGTCATGGCCGTCAACACGGTGATCGGCCTGTACTACTACGCCATCTGGACGGCTCGCCTCTTCACTCCGGCAGGCAGGGCGGAGCCGTCCCCCTACCGGCCGCCCCTGACGGCCTGGCTGGCCGTCGGCCTGGCCCTGGCGGCGGCCGTGCTCTTCTCGATCGCGCCGCAGCTCGTCCTCGACCTGACCTCTTTGTCCGCTTTCGGCTGA
- the htpX gene encoding zinc metalloprotease HtpX, with product MHHNGLRTAILLGGLSALIIAVGAWLGGGTGARIAFVLALVSNGVAYFFSDRIALSAMRARPVSEVEHPTLYRIVRELSTQARQPMPRLYISPTVQPNAFATGRSPRQAAVCVTYGLTKLLTEDELRGVIGHELSHVYNRDILISSVAGAFATMITWLSYVAVFFGGSDDDEGPGFVGALLMMVLGPVAATMVQMAISRTREFQADESGARLTGDPLALASALRKIEMGARRLPLPENSRLTSASHMMIANPFSGSGFGRLFSTHPPTSERVARLERMAGYRR from the coding sequence GTGCACCACAACGGTCTGCGTACCGCCATCCTGCTCGGCGGGCTGTCGGCGCTGATCATCGCGGTGGGCGCGTGGTTGGGCGGCGGCACCGGTGCACGGATCGCGTTCGTGCTGGCTCTGGTGAGCAACGGCGTCGCTTATTTCTTCTCCGACCGCATCGCGCTGTCCGCCATGCGGGCCAGACCGGTCAGCGAGGTCGAGCATCCCACTCTCTACCGGATCGTCCGCGAGCTCTCCACGCAGGCCAGGCAGCCCATGCCGCGCCTGTACATCTCGCCGACGGTCCAGCCGAACGCCTTCGCGACCGGCCGGAGCCCCAGGCAGGCCGCAGTGTGCGTGACGTACGGCCTGACCAAGCTGCTCACCGAGGACGAGCTGCGCGGCGTGATCGGCCACGAGCTGTCCCACGTCTACAACCGGGACATCCTCATCTCCTCCGTGGCCGGCGCGTTCGCCACGATGATCACCTGGCTCAGCTACGTGGCCGTCTTCTTCGGCGGCTCGGACGACGACGAGGGCCCCGGCTTCGTGGGCGCGCTGCTGATGATGGTGCTCGGCCCGGTGGCGGCCACGATGGTGCAGATGGCGATCTCGCGGACGCGGGAGTTCCAGGCGGACGAGTCGGGCGCCAGGCTCACAGGCGACCCGCTGGCCCTGGCCTCGGCCCTCCGCAAGATCGAGATGGGCGCCCGCAGGCTGCCGCTCCCGGAGAACAGCCGCCTCACCTCGGCCTCGCACATGATGATCGCGAACCCGTTCAGCGGCTCCGGCTTCGGCCGCCTGTTCTCGACCCACCCGCCCACCTCGGAGCGCGTCGCGCGCCTCGAGCGCATGGCCGGCTACCGCCGCTGA
- a CDS encoding NUDIX hydrolase: MSRGRSATWPAWRRRLSAAWTLCSVSVTKIPLRRFTARVLPIDEQGRVLLLHGFDPARPELRFWFTIGGAVEGGETLQEAAARELFEEVGIRAGVAEFTGPHAEALIEFEWGEYAFTQDQSFFAIPVGDAVVSFEHMEQIEKDTTTEYRWWSAEELESTDEVVHPADLATILRKINEDD, from the coding sequence GTGTCCCGGGGCCGCTCCGCCACATGGCCGGCGTGGAGGCGACGCCTGTCCGCGGCGTGGACCTTATGCTCGGTTAGCGTGACGAAGATCCCCCTGCGCCGGTTCACGGCTCGCGTGCTGCCCATCGACGAACAAGGCCGGGTTCTCCTGCTTCATGGCTTCGATCCGGCTCGCCCGGAGTTGCGGTTCTGGTTCACGATCGGCGGGGCCGTGGAGGGCGGGGAGACGCTGCAGGAGGCGGCGGCACGGGAGTTGTTCGAGGAGGTCGGGATCCGGGCCGGGGTGGCGGAGTTCACCGGGCCGCATGCGGAGGCGCTGATCGAGTTCGAGTGGGGTGAGTACGCCTTCACTCAGGATCAGTCGTTCTTCGCGATCCCGGTGGGCGACGCGGTCGTGTCGTTCGAGCACATGGAGCAGATCGAGAAGGACACGACGACGGAGTATCGGTGGTGGAGCGCCGAGGAGCTCGAGAGCACCGACGAGGTCGTGCATCCCGCGGATCTGGCGACCATCCTGCGGAAGATCAATGAAGACGACTGA
- a CDS encoding YajQ family cyclic di-GMP-binding protein: MADSSFDIVSKIDRQEVDNALNQTVKEIGHRFDFKGTGASISWSGQDNIEIKANSEERAGAALDVFKEKVVKRGLSLKILDAGEPKLSGKEYRMLVSLKEGIDQENAKKISKLIRDEGPKGVKAQIQGEELRVSSKKKDDLQDVISLLKGKDLDIALQFVNYR; the protein is encoded by the coding sequence TTGGCCGATTCATCTTTCGACATCGTTAGCAAGATCGACCGCCAGGAGGTCGACAACGCGCTCAATCAGACGGTCAAGGAGATCGGACACCGCTTCGACTTCAAGGGAACCGGGGCGAGCATCAGCTGGTCCGGGCAGGACAACATCGAGATCAAGGCGAACAGCGAGGAGCGGGCGGGTGCCGCGCTCGACGTGTTCAAGGAGAAGGTGGTCAAGCGGGGGCTCTCGCTGAAGATTCTCGACGCGGGCGAGCCCAAGCTGTCGGGCAAGGAGTACCGGATGCTGGTCAGCCTGAAGGAGGGCATCGACCAGGAGAACGCGAAGAAGATCTCCAAGCTGATCCGCGATGAGGGGCCGAAGGGGGTCAAGGCGCAGATTCAGGGCGAGGAGCTGCGGGTCAGCTCCAAGAAGAAGGACGACCTTCAGGACGTCATCTCCCTGCTGAAGGGCAAGGACCTGGACATCGCCCTGCAGTTCGTGAACTACCGCTAG
- a CDS encoding tyrosine-type recombinase/integrase codes for MNASYDVRIWKTEVYQGAEVSTYTVRWRVAKAAFRAPFRLKAQAESFKAELTVAANKGEAFSVEDGRPLSWKRDEQAVSWFTLVCAYMDAKWPYASGNHRRSIAEALTDATEAVSAGGNGRPAQKELRAALRDWVFSTRTRDGERGPRKDQSPAIRWLAPPANIEHVIRWLQNNTIDVRELTQSKHGASLTRSILDRISRTQDGTAAAGNTAKRKRQVLNNLFKFAIEINALTENPLHNITWTRPKTEEAVDPGVVTNPTQARAILSEVGKEGAMGKRLVAFFGCMYYAALRPEEVIDLRKENIATLPDAGGWGAFILTNVAPEVGTKWTDDGSARQRRGLKHRAPKAKRSVPIHPDLVALLRAHMAEFPADREGRIFTGPRRGIIRDSTYLPVWHAARKRALTPAERASGIAGRPYDFRHACVSAWLNAGVNPPQVAEWAGHGVEVLLRVYAKCISGGQAEAMRRIEAALPPVSPKPPDSPEQAR; via the coding sequence ATGAACGCCAGCTACGACGTTCGCATCTGGAAAACCGAGGTCTACCAGGGGGCTGAGGTCAGCACCTACACCGTTCGCTGGCGGGTGGCCAAAGCGGCATTCAGAGCGCCTTTCCGCCTCAAGGCCCAGGCGGAGAGCTTCAAGGCGGAACTCACGGTCGCCGCCAACAAGGGCGAAGCGTTCAGCGTCGAGGACGGACGACCGCTCTCGTGGAAGCGCGATGAACAGGCCGTTAGCTGGTTCACGCTGGTCTGTGCCTACATGGATGCCAAATGGCCGTACGCGTCAGGCAACCACCGCAGAAGCATCGCTGAAGCCCTCACCGACGCGACTGAGGCGGTGTCGGCAGGGGGCAACGGGCGACCCGCTCAAAAGGAGCTCCGAGCCGCCCTGCGTGACTGGGTTTTCAGCACTCGCACGCGCGATGGCGAAAGGGGCCCCCGCAAGGACCAGAGCCCGGCGATCCGCTGGCTTGCCCCACCGGCGAACATTGAGCATGTGATCCGATGGCTACAGAACAACACCATCGACGTTCGCGAGCTGACGCAATCGAAGCACGGTGCCAGCCTCACCCGCTCGATCCTCGACCGCATCAGCCGGACGCAAGACGGCACTGCCGCCGCGGGCAACACCGCGAAGCGCAAGCGACAGGTCCTCAACAACCTCTTCAAGTTCGCCATAGAGATCAACGCCCTGACAGAGAATCCGCTCCACAACATCACGTGGACCAGGCCCAAGACGGAGGAAGCAGTAGACCCCGGCGTGGTCACCAATCCCACGCAGGCCCGCGCCATCCTCTCCGAAGTCGGCAAGGAAGGCGCCATGGGCAAGCGCCTCGTTGCCTTCTTCGGTTGCATGTATTACGCCGCACTCCGTCCGGAAGAAGTGATTGACCTGCGAAAAGAGAACATCGCAACGCTTCCCGATGCCGGTGGATGGGGTGCATTCATCCTGACCAATGTCGCCCCCGAGGTCGGAACCAAGTGGACCGACGACGGGAGTGCACGACAGCGCCGCGGGCTGAAGCACCGCGCGCCGAAGGCGAAGCGGTCAGTACCCATTCACCCCGATCTCGTTGCCCTGTTGCGCGCCCACATGGCCGAATTCCCTGCTGATCGAGAAGGCCGCATCTTCACTGGGCCCCGGCGCGGCATCATTCGTGACAGCACTTACCTCCCGGTCTGGCACGCGGCACGTAAGCGCGCCCTCACGCCCGCTGAGCGGGCGTCAGGCATCGCTGGCCGGCCGTACGACTTCCGGCATGCGTGCGTCTCCGCGTGGCTCAACGCCGGCGTGAACCCGCCCCAAGTTGCCGAGTGGGCTGGGCACGGTGTCGAGGTGCTGCTACGGGTCTACGCCAAGTGCATCTCTGGTGGGCAGGCCGAGGCCATGCGGCGCATCGAAGCAGCCCTACCACCGGTGTCGCCGAAGCCGCCGGACTCCCCCGAGCAGGCCCGCTGA
- a CDS encoding helix-turn-helix transcriptional regulator, which yields MATTNASKPMTVADFCAELGIARSTFYDWRAKGRAPRCLKLPNGDLRIRRTDYDRWLTSLEDAA from the coding sequence ATGGCGACCACCAACGCAAGCAAGCCCATGACCGTTGCCGACTTCTGTGCCGAGCTGGGCATCGCCCGTTCCACCTTCTACGACTGGCGTGCGAAAGGCCGCGCCCCGCGCTGCCTCAAGCTGCCCAACGGCGACCTGCGCATCCGCCGCACCGACTACGACCGCTGGCTGACCAGCCTGGAGGACGCCGCCTGA
- a CDS encoding DUF3631 domain-containing protein: MTQPPTGAALLDRLRAALTRYVILPSSEAADAVTLWIAASHAQPAWAHAPRLVIRGPEKRCGKSRLLDIVEATCHAPFITVNSSSAAVYRSITDDPPTMLVDEADTIFGPKADGNEDLRGLLNAGHQRNRPAKRYDAATNRVESIPTFAMAALAGIGAMPDTIEDRAVVIRMRRRAPGETAAPYRHRRDRTPLRDLASALNQWLRADLSSLEEAEPAMPVEDRAADTWEPLVIVADHAGGAWPELARAAAVELTAEADDNGQPSPRVRLLADCRTAFGTDTALPTAVLLERLKADPEGEWNEHGPAGLTAMKLGTMLREYGIRPAMIRFPNGPLRGYHRGDFTDAWARYCPAVEPVPEAAILPLERGSRNSRNSRNSRNTADQTGTASDPVTA, from the coding sequence ATGACTCAACCCCCGACCGGCGCGGCCCTACTTGACCGGCTACGCGCCGCCCTGACCCGCTACGTCATCCTGCCCAGCAGCGAGGCCGCCGACGCCGTCACGCTGTGGATCGCCGCATCGCACGCGCAACCGGCATGGGCGCACGCGCCCCGCCTGGTTATCCGCGGCCCTGAGAAGCGGTGCGGCAAGTCACGCCTGCTCGACATCGTCGAGGCCACCTGCCACGCACCGTTCATCACGGTCAACTCCAGTTCGGCGGCGGTCTACCGGTCTATCACCGACGACCCGCCCACCATGCTCGTGGACGAAGCCGACACCATCTTCGGACCCAAGGCAGATGGCAACGAAGACCTACGCGGCCTGCTCAACGCCGGCCACCAGCGCAACCGGCCGGCCAAACGCTACGACGCGGCCACCAACCGCGTGGAAAGCATTCCGACCTTCGCCATGGCCGCACTCGCCGGCATCGGCGCCATGCCCGACACCATCGAAGATCGGGCCGTTGTGATCCGCATGCGCCGGCGCGCCCCCGGTGAAACCGCCGCACCCTACCGGCACCGACGCGACCGCACCCCGCTCCGCGACCTGGCCTCCGCCCTCAACCAGTGGCTACGGGCCGATCTGAGCAGCTTGGAGGAGGCAGAACCCGCCATGCCCGTGGAAGACCGCGCCGCCGACACCTGGGAACCCCTTGTGATCGTCGCCGACCACGCCGGCGGCGCCTGGCCCGAGCTTGCCCGCGCCGCCGCCGTCGAGCTCACCGCCGAAGCTGACGACAACGGGCAACCTTCACCCCGCGTGCGACTGCTGGCCGACTGCCGCACCGCGTTCGGCACCGATACCGCGCTGCCCACCGCCGTTCTCCTGGAGCGGCTCAAGGCCGACCCGGAAGGCGAATGGAACGAGCACGGCCCCGCCGGGCTGACCGCAATGAAGCTCGGCACGATGCTCCGCGAGTACGGCATCCGACCGGCCATGATCCGCTTCCCCAACGGCCCGCTCAGGGGATACCACCGCGGCGACTTCACCGACGCGTGGGCGCGCTACTGCCCGGCCGTGGAACCCGTTCCCGAGGCCGCGATCCTCCCTCTGGAGAGGGGAAGCCGCAACAGCCGTAATAGCCGTAATAGCCGTAACACCGCAGATCAGACCGGTACGGCTTCCGATCCTGTTACGGCTTAA
- a CDS encoding bifunctional DNA primase/polymerase has product MSAPNRPDMTTVALRTAAYGWPVFPLAVGDKAPPRGFTNWENRATCDPDRIRAWWQRAPYNVGIATGPAGLVVIDLDLPKPDQRPPCEWDLPGVGDGADVFALLCQRADVSVQWETLQVRTRRGGLHLYYTAPSGARLPSTTGSLGWLIDTRAWGGYVVAPGSTVTLPDGTGHYRVQHSAIPALLPPSLFKLLQPAPLLAKRPANVPIPDDRHSAYLRAALDRELAHLAAAQPGQRNRALFGVAAALGELIAGGALPEQPIKELLEQGGGDLGLPRSEVVRTVESGLRHGARRPRRLTAA; this is encoded by the coding sequence ATGAGCGCGCCCAACCGCCCGGACATGACCACTGTCGCGCTGCGAACCGCCGCCTACGGGTGGCCAGTCTTCCCCCTCGCAGTCGGGGACAAGGCGCCCCCGCGCGGCTTCACCAACTGGGAAAATCGCGCCACATGCGACCCTGACCGCATCCGCGCCTGGTGGCAGCGCGCCCCCTACAACGTGGGCATCGCTACCGGCCCGGCCGGACTAGTCGTGATCGACCTCGATCTGCCCAAGCCCGACCAGCGCCCGCCTTGTGAATGGGATCTGCCCGGCGTAGGTGACGGCGCGGACGTGTTCGCGCTGCTCTGCCAGCGCGCCGACGTCTCGGTGCAGTGGGAGACGTTGCAAGTTCGTACCCGACGGGGTGGCTTGCACCTGTACTACACCGCCCCATCCGGCGCCCGGCTACCGAGCACCACCGGCAGCCTGGGGTGGCTGATCGACACCCGCGCTTGGGGCGGCTACGTCGTCGCCCCGGGCAGCACGGTCACCCTTCCGGACGGCACTGGCCATTACCGCGTTCAGCACAGCGCGATACCCGCCCTGCTGCCCCCCTCCCTGTTCAAGCTGCTCCAACCCGCCCCCCTACTGGCTAAGAGGCCCGCGAACGTCCCCATCCCCGATGATCGCCATTCCGCCTACCTGCGCGCGGCCCTGGACCGCGAGCTCGCTCACCTGGCCGCCGCCCAACCCGGCCAGCGCAACCGCGCCCTGTTCGGTGTCGCCGCCGCCCTCGGTGAGCTCATCGCCGGCGGCGCACTCCCCGAGCAACCCATCAAAGAGCTGCTTGAACAGGGAGGGGGCGACCTCGGACTGCCCCGCAGCGAAGTCGTCCGAACCGTCGAGTCCGGGCTGCGGCACGGCGCCCGCCGTCCCCGCCGTCTGACCGCCGCCTGA
- a CDS encoding adenine nucleotide alpha hydrolase family protein has protein sequence MQSTTLLLLSARGQLPTIDVAIFADTGWEPRAVYAHLDRLEREVAQPAGIPILRVRADSNAQRITGDLRADSLAPGAFVRIPVFVRNRDGSGAAMVRRQCTEEYKVAPIKAAIRAMLGHPHPRPVPAAVFAEQWVGISRDEFHRAKDAHVRYLHNAFPLLDLGGAADGRPGWTRTDCLRYLRTQGWADTPKSACIGCPFHGNRQWRDLRDNHPDEWADAVAFDRSLREATLRGIKEQPYLHRSLLPLDQAPIDKVTRGEWKQRQTDLFDALADHALDTAGHIDDAEEGAIDGCSPWSCRGDQTTHEAA, from the coding sequence GTGCAGTCCACCACCTTGCTGTTGCTATCCGCCCGCGGGCAGCTGCCAACCATCGACGTCGCCATCTTCGCCGATACCGGCTGGGAACCCCGCGCCGTCTACGCCCACCTGGACCGGCTAGAGCGCGAGGTTGCTCAGCCGGCCGGTATCCCGATCCTGCGGGTACGGGCCGACAGCAACGCCCAGCGGATCACCGGAGACCTGCGCGCCGACTCCCTCGCCCCCGGGGCGTTCGTCCGTATCCCCGTCTTCGTGCGCAATCGCGACGGGTCCGGCGCCGCGATGGTCCGCCGCCAGTGCACCGAGGAATACAAGGTCGCCCCGATCAAGGCCGCCATCCGGGCCATGCTGGGCCACCCGCACCCGCGCCCGGTGCCCGCCGCCGTGTTCGCGGAGCAGTGGGTCGGCATCAGTCGCGATGAGTTCCACCGGGCCAAGGACGCCCACGTGCGCTACCTGCACAACGCCTTTCCGCTACTCGACCTCGGCGGCGCGGCCGATGGCCGGCCCGGCTGGACGCGCACCGACTGCCTGCGCTATCTGCGCACCCAAGGCTGGGCAGACACGCCCAAGAGCGCCTGCATCGGATGCCCCTTCCACGGCAACCGGCAGTGGCGCGACCTGCGTGACAACCACCCCGACGAATGGGCCGACGCGGTCGCCTTCGACCGCAGCCTGCGTGAGGCCACCCTGCGTGGCATCAAAGAACAGCCGTACCTGCACCGCAGCCTGCTGCCCCTCGATCAGGCGCCGATCGACAAGGTCACCCGCGGCGAATGGAAGCAACGCCAAACCGACCTCTTCGACGCCCTGGCAGACCACGCCCTCGACACCGCCGGCCACATCGACGACGCCGAGGAAGGCGCGATCGACGGCTGTTCACCATGGAGCTGCCGTGGTGACCAGACCACCCACGAAGCCGCCTAA
- a CDS encoding single-stranded DNA-binding protein, with protein MSGETTITIIGNLTGDPELRYTQSGVGVAGFTIASSARTYNKSIEKWEDGEVLFMRCSAWRDLADHVAESLTRGTRVIATGRLRQRTYETSDGDHRTVMEMTVDEIGPSLRFATAKPHKAARTGSNGHDGSAPADDPWASATPTSDQPSFRTGLGDEPPF; from the coding sequence ATGTCCGGCGAGACCACGATCACCATCATCGGCAACCTGACCGGCGACCCCGAACTGCGCTACACGCAGTCCGGCGTGGGGGTGGCCGGCTTCACCATCGCTTCCAGCGCCCGCACCTACAACAAGAGCATCGAGAAGTGGGAAGACGGCGAGGTGCTGTTCATGCGCTGCTCGGCGTGGCGCGACCTCGCAGACCACGTCGCCGAATCCCTCACCCGCGGCACCCGCGTCATCGCCACCGGCCGGCTGCGCCAGCGCACCTACGAGACCAGCGACGGCGACCACCGCACCGTCATGGAGATGACCGTGGACGAGATCGGCCCGTCCCTGCGCTTCGCCACCGCCAAACCGCACAAGGCCGCCCGCACCGGCAGCAACGGCCACGACGGCAGCGCCCCCGCCGACGACCCATGGGCCAGCGCCACACCGACAAGCGACCAACCGTCGTTCCGCACCGGCCTGGGCGATGAGCCGCCGTTCTAG